GACCAAAAAAAGTTAGCAACGactttgatagcccagacggaGCGTTATTTTAAAGGTAAATTATGTTACGTTTAAACATAGACCTAGACTAGAAGGTACCTCTATGCGTTTAATAACCCTTGCACAGACTGGGCTATCAAAAAGCTGCCATCTTAGCTTGATCCAACTTCTAAGTTtgccttttttatattttggcgTATAGTTTGGCAAATCaaattgtcagtagaaaaggcgttTTCTTCTTTTGCTCGATCGTTTGCtcctatagtctgtcaagccatttccgtcagtagaaaaaagcggcaaatttaaaaaatgtaggcgcggagggtaatcgtcccatagaaaattttaatttcgtgcctttttctactgacaaaaatgtttgaccggctatacttttgaatttattttcccGCCTCTTTCTACTGTCAAATTGGCTTGTCAGACTATATCTAAGTCAGTTTTTGATTTTTACGTTTGTTCGCTATCAATAAACTCTAAAAATCagaatatttgtaattattttcgtTTTTGTCATGTGAGAACTAATTTAGTCCAAAAATGTTGAGCCCGcttcagactacgcggcgcgaagccgcgaacgcgagtgtggagtcgatttcgctgattagcgaactagactccacactcacgttcgcggcttcgcgccgcgattcgcgcatgagtgtggagggccctctaAGAGCCGCGTATCGACTGCGGGCGGCTGCCGCGCGAGCCATGTTCGACCGCGGCAAACCTGCGTTTTGGTGCGCAAGCCAATTCTAAAGCGCACATTTTCATATAGCGCGGCAGCCGCGCGCGGCAGGCGATCCATGAACAAACATTCATTTTGTGCGCGGCAACCATGAACGTATTAATGCAGGCTGCGTTAGGCCCATTTCTACGCTTATTTCATTTCATGCATCCTTTcttagatatttattatgatattCAGTGCATTTACTATTCCATAAGTAAGGTTTTAAGCCATATAATATAATCTAATCAAATGCCGACACTTCTCGTTATACATCTTGCCGCGCGTCTCTAGATCCGTCCCAATTGCGCGCGCCACCAAAAACCGACACGAACTGGTTCGCCGCGCGGCACGTTCGAGCGCgccatacatatattattatactctttgagCGCGCCAATGTTCGAGTTGCCGCGCGCGGCGGAGCCGTCCCCATATTGCGCGGCCGCCGCGCGAGCCAATGTTCGATGGTTTGCCGCGCGCAGTCGATACGCGGCTTTCATACATGGCAAAATCATTAGTGCAACCTAGGAAATGCATACTTCGAAAGCATGGTTAATTTGACAGACGTTCATAGCGTACTCCAAAgtcacaatggggttggccggtcgaagtatttagcagatggcgccagcatagcttgccctctCAATCATtagaatttttgtatttttaatggaattttatgcccttgatgccagccctttaagccaaatctcatttGAAAAAGTGGCAAGCtgtgatggcgccatctatgcaaacctttgacagttgcgtAATGGCTATAGAAGTTGGTCATTTCCATCCATTCCATCcattcatgaatctagtataaccaCTATgtctatagggccctccacactcatgcgcgttcacggcttcgcgccgtgatttgcgcatgagtgtggaggactggatcggtcatgaggggtggggggaaatgaccgaacgggatagtcttatatatctttcagtaggagtagcagagagagcgctgttattgtttgtccttgtcacagtctcacatttttttattccctACCGTAAATttatatggtttatggtgggctacaaatctaattgaccaatcatattgtcgcgtTGCGTATGTtccgtccctcacgggcgcacgcgtgtAGCTGTTCTATGTAACGCTAGGTCTATAGCCCGCtccgaagccgcgaacgcgagcgtggagccgatttcgctgattagcgaactagaccacagataaataaattagacgctttgcgccgcgattcgcgcacgagtgtggaggtggcttatgattttattaagggccctccacactcatgcggcGTATATAAAGCttctatattttacggttttacaaccaatcaaaatgaaaaaatagctaaatcacgtatgatgccatagataactagcaaataagctcgatcagctgatgcttttccgccatcttggcgagaaccaaactgcgaaatcgccgtgaagtttgcgagtgtggagtcatacgtcaacgtcgcgacatgcatgttctctccgcgaagtcgccccgcgattcacgcacatagtctggagggccCTTTATATTTTTTCTGGCGAGTGAGCCCAAGTGAGCCTCCCCTGGCCTCCCCTCACCACttaaggccgtaacacaccatgGCGACGCACCACGACCTTGCTTAGACCCAGCTTAGTACCTATCttagtaaaaataattcatttcaAAGAGGAAAAAGTACCTCGACTTTATTATCAAATTTTACAgacgaaattaataattacctgaatgataaaaaaattgtattacccGTATTCTTTGATTTCAAAAAGGCGTTCGATACTTTGGAATCGAATGCCTTATTGAAGGCCATGCACGAGTGCGGAGTGAGCGAGCCGCTGAACCCATGGTAagatcgcaccgttttgacggttcggtgcgatagtgtggaaCCCCACGtcagtactacctattcctagaactgctccaaggttgcggtgcggtgcgaacacaccatcgcaccgcaccaaggtcattgtgcgacgcaccatAAAgaaagcgagaaagagatatcgctttctcgctcttacttatggttgcgtcgcacaatgaccttggtgcggtgcgatgatgTGTTACGCCATAACGGCCTTTAATTACTAATCTACTCGACTAAATTTCTGGTGTTCTTAAGCCTCTggacactcgcgttcgcggctatTGGGCCTATTTACTTTAGGAACAAAAAATAGGTCATTTCATTTCAGTTTTATTAGTCTTGATGGAATAGACGTCAGTGAATTTATTGCATagaattaaatcaaaataaacatAGTAAATGAAGATTTAACTGATTATTAAGcttcctccacactcgtgcgcaaatcgcggcgcgaagctacTATTCAATAAGGGTAGACAcacatgcgcgaatcgcggcgcgatgAGGAGCCTatttcgctaatcagcgaactaTTCTCCACACTCGTGTTCGAGGCTtcacgccgcgtagtctggagcgagctttatagttggtcaagcttatcttttcagtagaaaaaggcacgaCATTAAAATTTTCTGACGATATCCCTTCACGCCcacgcgcctacattttttaaatttgccgcctttttctattgacaagatttgcttgaccagctataatttccttttactatttttttattattaataagctcgctccagactacgcggcgcgaaaccgcgaacgcgagtgtggagtcgatttcgcgaACTAgacaccacactcgcgttctcGGCTAGCgctgcgattcgcgcacgagtgtggagggagctaTAGAATGACATTTGGGCGTTATTATTTATGACTTGAATAGATTGCATCTGTATTGCGAGATAGATACACATCTTTGTCTCTTTCTTGCGCAGGGCCATAGACTCGCTCACGGTTTCAGTAGTTTTTTAAATCCGCCATTTTCATTCATTCTCTATTCTTTCCCTTTCGTCATATGGCGTGCTAGTGCGTTTGTCCGCCATATTAaatgaaatcaataaaataagacAAAATGTCGCCTTACTAGAGTGCGTAAAAATATCCAACAACATCCAGTAATTGTGTGATTAAATCATCAAGAGGATCACAATGGAGAATTCCTACGGTGTGGGGGTCGTTAACAGATACGCTCTTTTTTTGGACGATGAGTCCGATCCTCTTGATGCGTTAAAAGCGCGAGAGCAGGCCAAGGAGCTCAAAAAGAAGACCAAAGAAGCCGAAAAAGAAAATAAGGGCAAGCCCGAATCCAAGCCTAAGGGTGGTACCGTTGCCGTCAGGAAAGGTATCAAAGAAACTCAAAATGTGAAGTCCCAAGACAATAAGAGCGGCGAACAACAAAAGAGTAAGGGACCCCCTCGTGCTAACGACCGCAATGCGGAACGTCCACCTCCGCGACGCCGCGAGGACCGGCCGCAGAACGGAGCCGTCGACAACAAGGATGGCGCGCCGAGGCCACCGCGTAGAGAATTCGGCGACCGCGAGCGCAGGCCTAATTTCGAAAGGCGTAACTTCAACGACAACGGCGAGGGTGCCGAACGTCGCGGACCTAGGCCTCCACGTGAGCCCCGCGATCGTGACGGTCCGCGCGGGCCGCGACCGCCCTACGATAACCGGGGCAAGCGCGAGTTCGACAGGAGGTCCGGTTCCGATAAGACCGGCGTGAAGCCCGTCGACAAGCGCGAGGGCGGCGGGCCTCACAACTGGGGCACCATCAAGGACGATATGGAAGAGCTGAACAAAACCGGATCCGAGGGCGAGGTCGGCGAGGAGAAGCCTCCGGCGGAGCCCGGAGCGGGCGCCGGCGGAGACGCACAGGCCGGTGCGGAGCCCGAGCGCGCGGCACCCGAGGAGGAAGTGCGCGAGCTCACGCTCGATGAGTACAAGGCGCTGCGCAACGCAACCCGCGCGCCTCCGCAGTACAATTTGCGCAAGGCCGGCGAGGGCGAGGATCTGTCGCAGTGGAAGAATCTCGTGATGCTCGAGAAAAAGAAGGAGGGCGGCGACGACGATGAGAGTGACGACGAGTACGATATCGCCGACTATCCGCAGCGCGTGGGTCGCCAGAAGCGCGTGCTGGGCATCGAGTTCACATTTAATGACCAGgctcggcgcggcgcggcgggcggtcGCGGCCGCGGACGAggccgcgggcgcgggcgcggggcgcCAGGCGCCGGGCCGGGccccgcgccggcgccgcgcgagGAGATCGTGCCGGAGGAGCGCCCGCAGCCGCGCTCGCACCCGGCGCCTCCCAAGGTTGA
This genomic stretch from Cydia strobilella chromosome 6, ilCydStro3.1, whole genome shotgun sequence harbors:
- the LOC134741973 gene encoding SERPINE1 mRNA-binding protein 1-like, whose protein sequence is MENSYGVGVVNRYALFLDDESDPLDALKAREQAKELKKKTKEAEKENKGKPESKPKGGTVAVRKGIKETQNVKSQDNKSGEQQKSKGPPRANDRNAERPPPRRREDRPQNGAVDNKDGAPRPPRREFGDRERRPNFERRNFNDNGEGAERRGPRPPREPRDRDGPRGPRPPYDNRGKREFDRRSGSDKTGVKPVDKREGGGPHNWGTIKDDMEELNKTGSEGEVGEEKPPAEPGAGAGGDAQAGAEPERAAPEEEVRELTLDEYKALRNATRAPPQYNLRKAGEGEDLSQWKNLVMLEKKKEGGDDDESDDEYDIADYPQRVGRQKRVLGIEFTFNDQARRGAAGGRGRGRGRGRGRGAPGAGPGPAPAPREEIVPEERPQPRSHPAPPKVDDSKDFPSLG